In the Carassius auratus strain Wakin unplaced genomic scaffold, ASM336829v1 scaf_tig00022723, whole genome shotgun sequence genome, one interval contains:
- the LOC113077509 gene encoding gastrula zinc finger protein XlCGF57.1-like, producing the protein MNDPEPCGIKLEDMEQQIDLIEEYEETEELMEEGEMHQVKTEETSRSPSLKNDNICFTCPQCGKGFSFKQNLDLHIKLHNGGKPYTCDQCEKIFTIKTNLIEHVKIHTAEKPHICDQCGKSFSQKGNLNEHMKIHTGERPFPCDQCEKRFTHKGNLNEHLKIHTGEKPYACDQCGKSFAHKTNFNDHMTIHTGEKPHTCAQCGKSYARKGALNDHMKIHTGVNLHTCDQCGKSFRKSGVFKVHLLTHSRERRYNCDQCGKSFFRADFLKDHLKVHTKERPHICSLCGKSFRQTSALKRHQKRHSGVKDHACSECGKAFFTDSALKVHQSVHTRETPYKCSHCDKSFKRSEYLKIHERIHTGERPYHCPSCGKSFTRKGNLNDHVKIHSGEKPHTCDHCGKSFSLKQNLKVHLRVHTGEKPHVCVQCGKSFSGKYLLNDHIKIHTGENPYACDQCGKRFTYKSNFNHHMTIHTGEKPHTCAQCGKSYARKGALNDHMKIHTGVNLHTCDQCGKSFRKSGVFKKHMLTHSRKRLYNCDQCGKSFFRADFLKNHLKVHTTEKPYVCSLCGKSFRHTSALKIHQKRHSAVKDHACSECGKAFSTIGDLKVHQSVHTPETPYKCSHCDKSFKRSEYLRKHERIHTGERPYHCIRCGKSFTHLSSLIRHKKEMHV; encoded by the exons acctGATAGAAGAGTACGAGGAGACTGAAGAACTGATGGAAGAAGGGGAGATGCATCAGGTCAAAACTGAAGAAACATCCCGGAGTCCCTCATTGAAAAACGACAATATATGTTTCacttgccctcagtgtggaaagggtttCTCATTCAAGCAAAATCTTGACCTTCACATAAAATTGCATAATGGAGGGAagccgtacacatgtgatcagtgtgagaaGATTTTCACTATAAAAACAAACCTGATTGAACATGTGAAAATCCACACTGCAGAGAAGCCACACatatgtgatcagtgtgggaagagcttTTCACAAAAAGGAAACCTTAACGaacacatgaaaatccacactggCGAGAGGCCATTCCcatgtgatcagtgtgagaaGAGATTCACACATAAAGGAAACCTTAATGAACACCtgaaaatccacactggagagaagccatatgcatgtgatcagtgcgggaagagttttgcaCATAAAACAAACTTTAATGACCACATGacgatccacactggagagaaaccacacacttgtgctcagtgtgggaagagttacGCACGAAAAGGAGCCCTTAATGATCACATGAAGATCCACACCGGAGTGAATCTGCACacgtgtgatcagtgcgggaagagtttcagaaAATCAGGGGTTTTTAAAGTACATCTACTTACTCATTCTAGAGAAAGACGGTACAATTGTGACCAATGCGGTAAAAGTTTTTTTAGAGCAGATTTCTTGAAGGACCACCTGAAAGTTCATACAAAGGAGAGGCCTCACATATGTTccttgtgtggaaagagtttcagacaGACGAGTGCATTAAAGAGACATCAGAAAAGACACAGTGGTGTGAAGGATCATGCTTGCTCTGAATGTGGGAAGGCTTTTTTTACAGATAGTGCACTGAAAGTGCATCAGTCAGTTCACACTCGAGAAacaccttataagtgttcacactgtgacaagagctTTAAACGCTCAGAATATCTGAAAAtacacgagaggatccacactggagagagaccTTATCACTGCCCTtcatgtgggaagagtttcactc GAAAAGGAAACCTTAACGATCACGTGAAAATCCACAGCGGAGAGAAGCCGCACACGTGCGATCATTGTGGGAAGAGCTTTTCACTTAAACAAAACCTTAAGGTGCACCTCAgagtccacactggagagaaaccacacGTTTGTGTTCAATGCGGGAAGAGCTTTTCAGGGAAATATTTACTCAATGATCACATTAAAATCCACACGGGCGAGAATCCATatgcatgtgatcagtgcggaaaGAGGTTCACGTATAAATCAAACTTTAACCACCACATGacgatccacactggagagaaaccacacacttgtgctcagtgtgggaagagttacGCACGAAAAGGAGCCCTCAATGATCACATGAAGATCCACACCGGAGTGAATCTGCACacgtgtgatcagtgcgggaagagtttcagaaAATCAGgggtttttaaaaaacacatgcTTACTCATTCTAGAAAAAGACTGTATAATTGTGACCAATGCGGTAAAAGTTTTTTTAGGGCGGATTTCCTGAAGAACCACTTGAAGGTTCATACAACGGAGAAGCCTTATGTATGTTccttgtgtggaaagagtttcagacaCACGAGTGCATTAAAGATACACCAGAAGAGACACAGCGCTGTGAAGGATCATGCTTGCTCTGAATGTGGGAAGGCTTTTTCTACAATTGGTGACCTGAAAGTGCATCAGTCAGTTCACACTCCAGAAacaccttataagtgttcacactgtgacaagagctTCAAACGCTCAGAATATCTGAGAAaacacgagaggatccacactggagagagaccGTATCACTGCATTcggtgtgggaagagtttcactcATTTATCATCTCTAATCCGtcataaaaaagaaatgcatgtcTGA